One region of Drosophila subobscura isolate 14011-0131.10 chromosome J, UCBerk_Dsub_1.0, whole genome shotgun sequence genomic DNA includes:
- the LOC117893971 gene encoding amidophosphoribosyltransferase, producing MAQSDDRNCCANLKKDESCCQVAKEVPVKTQTAKMFPDKIYKSVQAKGVDATGMTCECGVFGAIACGDYPTQLDIAQMICLGLVALQHRGQESAGIVTSQGKLTKNFTVHKGMGMINNLFNDEAIRKLKGNLGIGHTRYSTSAASEVVNCQPFVVHTAHGALAIAHNGELVNCESLRREVLERGVGLSTHSDSELIAQSLCCAPEDVSEHDGPNWPARIRHFMTLAPLSYSLVVMHKDKIYAVRDSYGNRPLCLGKIVPVDAGHANIEDKLAEGWVVSSESCGFLSIGARYVREVEPGEIIELSRNGYRTVDIVERPDYKRMAFCIFEYVYFARSDSMFEGQMVYSARLQCGRQLARESPVDADLVSSVPESGTAAAHGYARESGLPFGEVLCKNRYVGRTFIQPSNRLRQLGVAKKFGALAQNVEGKRITLVDDSIVRGNTIGPIIKLLRDAGATEVHIRIASPPLQYPCYMGINIPTREELIANKLSADQLADHVGADSLAYLSVEGLVRAVQMNKTHVNPIKAGYCTACLTGEYPGGLPEELSW from the exons atggCGCAAAGTGATGATAGAAATTGCTGTGCCAATTTGAAGAAAG ATGAAAGCTGCTGTCAGGTGGCAAAGGAAGTGCCTGTAAAGACTCAAACCGCAAAGATGTTTCCCGACAAGATCTACAAATCGGTGCAGGCCAAGGGTGTGGATGCCACGGGCATGACCTGCGAGTGCGGCGTGTTTGGCGCCATTGCCTGCGGGGATTATCCAACACAG CTGGATATTGCTCAGATGATCTGCTTGGGTCTGGTGGCCCTGCAGCATCGTGGCCAGGAGTCGGCGGGCATTGTCACGAGTCAGGGGAAGCTGACCAAAAACTTCACCGTACACAAGGGCATGGGCATGATCAATAATCTGTTCAACGATGAGGCCATACGGAAGCTGAAGGGCAACCTGGGCATCGGCCACACCCGCTACTCCACCAGTGCCGCCTCGGAAGTGGTCAACTGTCAGCCGTTTGTGGTGCACACGGCCCACGGTGCCCTGGCCATTGCCCACAACGGGGAGCTGGTCAACTGCGAGTCCCTGCGCCGCGAGGTCCTGGAGCGCGGCGTTGGCCTGTCCACGCACAGCGACAGTGAGCTGATCGCCCAGTCCCTGTGCTGCGCGCCCGAGGATGTGTCCGAGCACGACGGACCCAATTGGCCCGCTCGCATTCGCCACTTCATGACCCTGGCCCCGCTCTCCTACTCCCTGGTGGTGATGCACAAGGACAAGATCTACGCGGTGCGGGATTCGTATGGCAATCGGCCGCTGTGTCTGGGCAAGATCGTGCCCGTGGATGCGGGACATGCGAACATCGAGGACAAGCTGGCCGAGGGCTGGGTGGTCTCGAGCGAGAGCTGCGGCTTCCTCTCCATCGGCGCGCGGTATGTGCGCGAGGTGGAGCCGGGAGAGATCATCGAGCTCTCGCGGAACGGCTACCGCACCGTGGACATTGTGGAGCGGCCCGACTACAAGCGCATGGCCTTCTGCATCTTCGAGTACGTGTACTTTGCCCGCAGCGATTCCATGTTCGAGGGCCAAATGGTCTACTCCGCCCGCCTGCAGTGCGGCCGCCAATTGGCGCGCGAGTCGCCGGTGGATGCGGATCTGGTGAGCTCCGTGCCCGAATCAGGCACAGCGGCAGCTCATGGCTATGCCCGCGAGTCGGGTCTGCCCTTTGGCGAGGTGCTCTGCAAGAATCGCTACGTGGGACGCACCTTCATCCAGCCATCGAATCGCTTGCGGCAGCTGGGCGTCGCCAAGAAGTTCGGCGCCCTCGCACAGAATGTGGAGGGAAAACGCATCACGCTCGTGGATGACTCGATTGTGAGGGGCAACACCATTGGACCCATAATCAAGCTGCTGCGCGATGCTGGCGCCACCGAGGTGCACATTCGCATCGCCAGTCCCCCGCTGCAGTATCCCTGCTACATGGGCATCAACATACCCACCCGGGAGGAGCTGATTGCCAACAAGCTGAGCGCCGATCAGCTGGCCGATCACGTGGGTGCCGACAGTCTGGCCTACCTCAGCGTGGAGGGACTCGTGCGTGCCGTACAAATGAACAAGACCCATGTGAACCCCATCAAGGCGGGCTACTGCACGGCCTGCCTCACGGGCGAGTATCCCGGCGGACTGCCCGAGGAGCTTAGCTGGTAG